The proteins below come from a single Harpia harpyja isolate bHarHar1 chromosome 2, bHarHar1 primary haplotype, whole genome shotgun sequence genomic window:
- the HELQ gene encoding helicase POLQ-like isoform X3 — translation MFGDHDSFYGNDSLLAEVDDIEKKYLQDKNTNIKVAGEIIIGNQSGIHQKKQDNFSNSENMVVLKADKEDAFQMNENDLVDSNQELTESILDDLPSSQLLCFEKTDELSSGSRISPVSERRNKCVNFSLDKIRSPSFCPDTEHRNRPTDFSSESKCDLFKTESLKDHLKSAMTGNAKAQTLQVSKTKQLKEAVLSEEICVARKTIESSSVDIGPFYGLPSKVRDLFSQFRGIEMLYEWQHDCLMLESLQQRKNLIYSLPTSGGKTLVAEIIILQELLCRQKDVLMILPYVAIVQEKVRGLSSFGIELGFLVEEYAGSKGRFPPVKRRIKKSLYIATIEKGHALVNSLIETERIDDLGLVVVDELHMLGEGSRGATLEITLAKILYTSKNTQIIGMSATLNNVGDLQKFLQAEYYTNNFRPVELKEYVKIRDSIYAVDSKTENGFTFSRLLNFKYSSNLEKADPDHIIALVTEVIPKYSCLIFCPTKKNCENVASMLCKYLKKEFRAHRDKEKQDLIKNLENIGNGSVCPILKQTIPFGIAYHHSGLTNDERKSIEEAYSTGVLCLLACTATLAAGVNLPARRVILRAPYVANDFLKKNQYKQMIGRAGRAGIDSAGESILIVQEKDKHLVQDLVNSPLENCYSSLLLELTKGMQSLLLSLVGLKIAVTHEEVNNFMCSTLLGIQQQLLSKEKSLAEIIKDGLENLIEKGLLKGRICEKDHSSECTLTITPLGKATYKGSIDLAYCNLLYRELKKGLEGLILESNLHLLYLATPYDMTSNCSPDWMIYLKQFNQLSAAEQKVVDIVGVPESFITKKASGQAIRKNVDSAVVNRLYLSFVLYTLLKETNIWSVSEKFNMSRGYVQNLLNSAASFASCVLHFSEELEEFWVYKALLTELTKKLTYCVKTELIPLMEVAGILEARAKQLYNAGYKTLAHLANANPETLVKMIEHLSRRQAKQIVSSAKMLLSEKAEALQEEVEELLKVPTDIPGTC, via the exons ATGTTTGGTGACCATGACAGCTTTTATGGAAATGATTCTTTGCTAGCTGAAGTTGATGATATAGAGAAGAAATACCTGCaggataaaaatacaaatattaaagtAGCTGGAGAAATCATAATTGGGAATCAGTCAGGAATTCACCAGAAAAAACAAGATAATTTTTCTAATTCAGAAAATATGGTTGTTCTTAAAGCTGACAAAGAGGATGCTTTCCAAATGAATGAAAATGATCTGGTGGACAGCAATCAAGAACTGACTGAATCTATTTTAGATGACTTGCCATCATCACAACTTTTGTGTTTTGAGAAAACGGATGAACTTTCTTCTGGTTCTAGAATATCTCCAGTCTCAGAAAGGAGGAATAAATGTGTGAATTTTTCCTTGGACAAAATCAGGAGTCCATCTTTTTGTCCTGATACTGAACACAGGAACAGACCTACTGACTTTTCCTCAGAGTCTAAGTgtgatttatttaaaactgaGAGTCTTAAAGATCATCTGAAAAGTGCTATGACTGGAAATGCTAAAGCCCAGACTCTGCAGGTTTCTAAGACCAAGCAGCTTAAAGAAGCTGTTTTATCTGAAGAGATTTGTGTTGCTAGGAAAACTATTGAATCTTCTTCTGTTGATATAGGCCCTTTTTATGGATTACCTAGCAAAGTTAGAGATCTATTCAGTCAATTTCGAGGGATTGAAATGCTTTATG aatggCAGCATGATTGCTTAATGTTAGAATCTCTACagcaaaggaagaatttaataTACTCATTGCCAACCAGTGGTGGGAAAACACTTGTAGCTGAAATAATAATTCTCCAGGAATTACTCTGCAGGCAGAAAGATGTTCTGATGATCCTGCCATATGTTGCCATTGTTCAAGAAAAG GTTAGGGGTTTATCGAGTTTTGGGATAGAATTGGGTTTCCTGGTTGAAGAATATGCAGGAAGTAAAGGAAGATTTCCACCAGTCAAGAGGAGAATAAAAAAGTCTCTTTATATTGCTACTATAGAAAAAGGACATGCTCTAGTGAATTCTTTAATTGAAACAGAAAGAATTGATGACCTTGGTCTGGTTGTAGTGGATGAG TTGCATATGCTTGGTGAAGGAAGTCGTGGAGCAACACTGGAAATTACTCTTGCAAAAATTCTTTATACTAGTA aaaatactcAAATCATTGGAATGAGTGCAACTTTAAATAATGTTGGAGACCTGCAGAAGTTCCTACAAGCGGAGTACTATACTAATAATTTTAGACCG GTAGAATTAAAGGAATACGTGAAGATACGAGACAGCATTTATGCAGttgacagcaaaacagaaaatggcTTTACTTTTTCACGTCTCCTTAATTTCAAG TATTCTAGTAATCTGGAGAAGGCAGATCCTGACCACATCATTGCACTGGTTACTGAAGTTATTCCTAAATATTCCTGCCTAATCTTTTGTCCCACTAAAAAGAACTGTGAAAATGTGGCTTCAATGTTATGCAAGTACCTCAAAAA AGAATTCAGAGCTCACAGGGACAAAGAGAAACAAGATCTCATCAAGAACCTAGAGAATATTGGAAATGGAAGTGTCTGTCCTATTCTGAAGCAAACAATCCCTTTTGGTATTGCCTATCACCATAGTGGCCTTacaaatgatgaaagaaaaagtataGAGGAAGCATATTCTACAGGTGTCCTGTGTCTGCTTGCTTGCACAGCTACTTTAGCTGCTGGAGTCAACCTGCCAGCTAGAAG GGTTATTCTCAGAGCTCCTTATGTTGCTAATGACTTCCTGAAGAAGAACCAGTATAAACAAATGATTGGCAGAGCTGGTCGAGCTGGTATTGATAGTGCTGGAGAAAGTATTCTCATAGtgcaagaaaaagacaaacactTG GTTCAGGATTTAGTTAACAGTCCTTTGGAGAACTGTTACAGCAGTCTTCTGCTGGAGTTGACCAAGGGAATGCAGAGCCTGTTGTTATCTTTGGTTGGGCTGAAG ATAGCAGTTACCCATGAGGAAGTCAACAATTTTATGTGCAGTACATTGCTGGGtattcagcagcagctgctgtctaAAGAGAAGAGCCTCGCAGAGATAATTAAAGATGGGCTAGAAAATCTAATAGAAAAAGGACTTCTAAAAGGAAGAATATGTGAGAAGGACCACAGTTCCGAATGTACACTAACAATCACACCATTGGGTAAAGCTACATACAaag GGTCTATAGACTTGGCATACTGCAATCTTCTTTACAGAGAACTGAAGAAAGGTTTGGAAGGGCTGATTCTTGAGAGCAATCTTCATCTTCTATATCTGGCAACTCCATATGATATGACTTCTAACTGTAGCCCAGATTGGATGATATACTTGAAACAG tTCAATCAGCTAAGtgcagcagagcaaaaagtaGTGGATATTGTGGGAGTACCTGAAAGCTTTATTACAAAAAAGGCTTCTGGTCAAGCCATCAGAAAG AATGTGGACAGTGCTGTGGTAAACAGGCTCTACCTGTCTTTTGTCCTTTATACCCTACTGAAAGAGACCAATATATGGAGTGTTTCAGAGAAATTTAATATGTCCCGAGGATATGTACAAAATCTCCTTAATTCTGCTGCCTCGTTCGCCTCCTGTGTTCTACATTTCAGTGAG GAATTGGAAGAATTCTGGGTTTATAAAGCCTTGCTGACAGAACTTACCAAGAAGTTGACATACTGTGTTAAGACAGAACTCATCCCTCTGATGGAGGTAGCAGGGATTCTAGAG GCACGAGCAAAACAGCTTTATAATGCAGGGTACAAAACTTTAGCACACTTGGCTAATGCAAATCCAGAAACTCTGGTCAAGATGATTGAGCACTTGTCACGACGTCAAGCCAAACAAATTGTTTCATCTGCAAAG ATGCTGCTGAGTGAAAAAGCTGAGGCTTTACAAGAAGAAGTTGAAGAACTCTTAAAGGTGCCTACAGATATCCCAGGGACCTGCTGA
- the MRPS18C gene encoding 28S ribosomal protein S18c, mitochondrial, which translates to MAGQAVAVRGPWRRLVPAPLWEQPRRLQHEWRPSPSDQPIQMENPYKEPPKKCVLCGISVDYKNVQLLSQFVSPHTGCIYGRHITGLCNKKQKEITKAIKRAHIFGFMPVMFKDPSFLTDPKICNVKYPE; encoded by the exons ATGGCGGGGCAGGCTGTGGCGGTGCGAGGCCCCTGGCGGAGGCTGGTGCCCG CCCCGCTGTGGGAGCAGCCGCGCCGCCTGCAGCATGAGTGGCGGCCCAGCCCGTCCGACCAG CCCATACAAATGGAGAACCCCTATAAAGAGCCTCCTAAAAAATGTGTCTTGTGTGGAATAAGTGTGGACTACAAGAATGTGCAG CTTCTTTCCCAGTTTGTTTCTCCGCATACTGGCTGCATTTATGGCCGGCATATAACAG GCTTGTGcaacaagaagcagaaggaaattacaaaagcCATTAAAAGAGCTCACATATTTG GATTTATGCCAGTTATGTTTAAGGACCCATCGTTTCTCACAGACCCCAAGATATGTAATGTCAAGTATCCAGAGTAA
- the HELQ gene encoding helicase POLQ-like isoform X1, with translation MAEPSLAVRRKSRPGSVSKRSRAPVQPSAVCSPVARKRMSSGGEGPPAETPCSNESEEDMFGDHDSFYGNDSLLAEVDDIEKKYLQDKNTNIKVAGEIIIGNQSGIHQKKQDNFSNSENMVVLKADKEDAFQMNENDLVDSNQELTESILDDLPSSQLLCFEKTDELSSGSRISPVSERRNKCVNFSLDKIRSPSFCPDTEHRNRPTDFSSESKCDLFKTESLKDHLKSAMTGNAKAQTLQVSKTKQLKEAVLSEEICVARKTIESSSVDIGPFYGLPSKVRDLFSQFRGIEMLYEWQHDCLMLESLQQRKNLIYSLPTSGGKTLVAEIIILQELLCRQKDVLMILPYVAIVQEKVRGLSSFGIELGFLVEEYAGSKGRFPPVKRRIKKSLYIATIEKGHALVNSLIETERIDDLGLVVVDELHMLGEGSRGATLEITLAKILYTSKNTQIIGMSATLNNVGDLQKFLQAEYYTNNFRPVELKEYVKIRDSIYAVDSKTENGFTFSRLLNFKYSSNLEKADPDHIIALVTEVIPKYSCLIFCPTKKNCENVASMLCKYLKKEFRAHRDKEKQDLIKNLENIGNGSVCPILKQTIPFGIAYHHSGLTNDERKSIEEAYSTGVLCLLACTATLAAGVNLPARRVILRAPYVANDFLKKNQYKQMIGRAGRAGIDSAGESILIVQEKDKHLVQDLVNSPLENCYSSLLLELTKGMQSLLLSLVGLKIAVTHEEVNNFMCSTLLGIQQQLLSKEKSLAEIIKDGLENLIEKGLLKGRICEKDHSSECTLTITPLGKATYKGSIDLAYCNLLYRELKKGLEGLILESNLHLLYLATPYDMTSNCSPDWMIYLKQFNQLSAAEQKVVDIVGVPESFITKKASGQAIRKNVDSAVVNRLYLSFVLYTLLKETNIWSVSEKFNMSRGYVQNLLNSAASFASCVLHFSEELEEFWVYKALLTELTKKLTYCVKTELIPLMEVAGILEARAKQLYNAGYKTLAHLANANPETLVKMIEHLSRRQAKQIVSSAKMLLSEKAEALQEEVEELLKVPTDIPGTC, from the exons ATGGCCGAGCCCAGTCTGGCGGTGCGAAGGAAGAGCCGCCCCGGCTCTGTCAGCAAGCGGAGCCGGGCCCCGGTGCAGCCTAGCGCCGTCTGCTCGCCGGTGGCTCGCAAGAGAATGAGCTCCGGTGGCGAGGGACCCCCGGCAGAGACCCCG tgtaGTAATGAGAGTGAAGAAGATATGTTTGGTGACCATGACAGCTTTTATGGAAATGATTCTTTGCTAGCTGAAGTTGATGATATAGAGAAGAAATACCTGCaggataaaaatacaaatattaaagtAGCTGGAGAAATCATAATTGGGAATCAGTCAGGAATTCACCAGAAAAAACAAGATAATTTTTCTAATTCAGAAAATATGGTTGTTCTTAAAGCTGACAAAGAGGATGCTTTCCAAATGAATGAAAATGATCTGGTGGACAGCAATCAAGAACTGACTGAATCTATTTTAGATGACTTGCCATCATCACAACTTTTGTGTTTTGAGAAAACGGATGAACTTTCTTCTGGTTCTAGAATATCTCCAGTCTCAGAAAGGAGGAATAAATGTGTGAATTTTTCCTTGGACAAAATCAGGAGTCCATCTTTTTGTCCTGATACTGAACACAGGAACAGACCTACTGACTTTTCCTCAGAGTCTAAGTgtgatttatttaaaactgaGAGTCTTAAAGATCATCTGAAAAGTGCTATGACTGGAAATGCTAAAGCCCAGACTCTGCAGGTTTCTAAGACCAAGCAGCTTAAAGAAGCTGTTTTATCTGAAGAGATTTGTGTTGCTAGGAAAACTATTGAATCTTCTTCTGTTGATATAGGCCCTTTTTATGGATTACCTAGCAAAGTTAGAGATCTATTCAGTCAATTTCGAGGGATTGAAATGCTTTATG aatggCAGCATGATTGCTTAATGTTAGAATCTCTACagcaaaggaagaatttaataTACTCATTGCCAACCAGTGGTGGGAAAACACTTGTAGCTGAAATAATAATTCTCCAGGAATTACTCTGCAGGCAGAAAGATGTTCTGATGATCCTGCCATATGTTGCCATTGTTCAAGAAAAG GTTAGGGGTTTATCGAGTTTTGGGATAGAATTGGGTTTCCTGGTTGAAGAATATGCAGGAAGTAAAGGAAGATTTCCACCAGTCAAGAGGAGAATAAAAAAGTCTCTTTATATTGCTACTATAGAAAAAGGACATGCTCTAGTGAATTCTTTAATTGAAACAGAAAGAATTGATGACCTTGGTCTGGTTGTAGTGGATGAG TTGCATATGCTTGGTGAAGGAAGTCGTGGAGCAACACTGGAAATTACTCTTGCAAAAATTCTTTATACTAGTA aaaatactcAAATCATTGGAATGAGTGCAACTTTAAATAATGTTGGAGACCTGCAGAAGTTCCTACAAGCGGAGTACTATACTAATAATTTTAGACCG GTAGAATTAAAGGAATACGTGAAGATACGAGACAGCATTTATGCAGttgacagcaaaacagaaaatggcTTTACTTTTTCACGTCTCCTTAATTTCAAG TATTCTAGTAATCTGGAGAAGGCAGATCCTGACCACATCATTGCACTGGTTACTGAAGTTATTCCTAAATATTCCTGCCTAATCTTTTGTCCCACTAAAAAGAACTGTGAAAATGTGGCTTCAATGTTATGCAAGTACCTCAAAAA AGAATTCAGAGCTCACAGGGACAAAGAGAAACAAGATCTCATCAAGAACCTAGAGAATATTGGAAATGGAAGTGTCTGTCCTATTCTGAAGCAAACAATCCCTTTTGGTATTGCCTATCACCATAGTGGCCTTacaaatgatgaaagaaaaagtataGAGGAAGCATATTCTACAGGTGTCCTGTGTCTGCTTGCTTGCACAGCTACTTTAGCTGCTGGAGTCAACCTGCCAGCTAGAAG GGTTATTCTCAGAGCTCCTTATGTTGCTAATGACTTCCTGAAGAAGAACCAGTATAAACAAATGATTGGCAGAGCTGGTCGAGCTGGTATTGATAGTGCTGGAGAAAGTATTCTCATAGtgcaagaaaaagacaaacactTG GTTCAGGATTTAGTTAACAGTCCTTTGGAGAACTGTTACAGCAGTCTTCTGCTGGAGTTGACCAAGGGAATGCAGAGCCTGTTGTTATCTTTGGTTGGGCTGAAG ATAGCAGTTACCCATGAGGAAGTCAACAATTTTATGTGCAGTACATTGCTGGGtattcagcagcagctgctgtctaAAGAGAAGAGCCTCGCAGAGATAATTAAAGATGGGCTAGAAAATCTAATAGAAAAAGGACTTCTAAAAGGAAGAATATGTGAGAAGGACCACAGTTCCGAATGTACACTAACAATCACACCATTGGGTAAAGCTACATACAaag GGTCTATAGACTTGGCATACTGCAATCTTCTTTACAGAGAACTGAAGAAAGGTTTGGAAGGGCTGATTCTTGAGAGCAATCTTCATCTTCTATATCTGGCAACTCCATATGATATGACTTCTAACTGTAGCCCAGATTGGATGATATACTTGAAACAG tTCAATCAGCTAAGtgcagcagagcaaaaagtaGTGGATATTGTGGGAGTACCTGAAAGCTTTATTACAAAAAAGGCTTCTGGTCAAGCCATCAGAAAG AATGTGGACAGTGCTGTGGTAAACAGGCTCTACCTGTCTTTTGTCCTTTATACCCTACTGAAAGAGACCAATATATGGAGTGTTTCAGAGAAATTTAATATGTCCCGAGGATATGTACAAAATCTCCTTAATTCTGCTGCCTCGTTCGCCTCCTGTGTTCTACATTTCAGTGAG GAATTGGAAGAATTCTGGGTTTATAAAGCCTTGCTGACAGAACTTACCAAGAAGTTGACATACTGTGTTAAGACAGAACTCATCCCTCTGATGGAGGTAGCAGGGATTCTAGAG GCACGAGCAAAACAGCTTTATAATGCAGGGTACAAAACTTTAGCACACTTGGCTAATGCAAATCCAGAAACTCTGGTCAAGATGATTGAGCACTTGTCACGACGTCAAGCCAAACAAATTGTTTCATCTGCAAAG ATGCTGCTGAGTGAAAAAGCTGAGGCTTTACAAGAAGAAGTTGAAGAACTCTTAAAGGTGCCTACAGATATCCCAGGGACCTGCTGA
- the HELQ gene encoding helicase POLQ-like isoform X2, whose product MAEPSLAVRRKSRPGSVSKRSRAPVQPSAVCSPVARKRMSSGGEGPPAETPCSNESEEDMFGDHDSFYGNDSLLAEVDDIEKKYLQDKNTNIKVAGEIIIGNQSGIHQKKQDNFSNSENMVVLKADKEDAFQMNENDLVDSNQELTESILDDLPSSQLLCFEKTDELSSGSRISPVSERRNKCVNFSLDKIRSPSFCPDTEHRNRPTDFSSESKCDLFKTESLKDHLKSAMTGNAKAQTLQVSKTKQLKEAVLSEEICVARKTIESSSVDIGPFYGLPSKVRDLFSQFRGIEMLYEWQHDCLMLESLQQRKNLIYSLPTSGGKTLVAEIIILQELLCRQKDVLMILPYVAIVQEKVRGLSSFGIELGFLVEEYAGSKGRFPPVKRRIKKSLYIATIEKGHALVNSLIETERIDDLGLVVVDELHMLGEGSRGATLEITLAKILYTSKNTQIIGMSATLNNVGDLQKFLQAEYYTNNFRPVELKEYVKIRDSIYAVDSKTENGFTFSRLLNFKYSSNLEKADPDHIIALVTEVIPKYSCLIFCPTKKNCENVASMLCKYLKKEFRAHRDKEKQDLIKNLENIGNGSVCPILKQTIPFGIAYHHSGLTNDERKSIEEAYSTGVLCLLACTATLAAGVNLPARRVILRAPYVANDFLKKNQYKQMIGRAGRAGIDSAGESILIVQEKDKHLVQDLVNSPLENCYSSLLLELTKGMQSLLLSLVGLKIAVTHEEVNNFMCSTLLGIQQQLLSKEKSLAEIIKDGLENLIEKGLLKGRICEKDHSSECTLTITPLGKATYKGSIDLAYCNLLYRELKKGLEGLILESNLHLLYLATPYDMTSNCSPDWMIYLKQFNQLSAAEQKVVDIVGVPESFITKKASGQAIRKELEEFWVYKALLTELTKKLTYCVKTELIPLMEVAGILEARAKQLYNAGYKTLAHLANANPETLVKMIEHLSRRQAKQIVSSAKMLLSEKAEALQEEVEELLKVPTDIPGTC is encoded by the exons ATGGCCGAGCCCAGTCTGGCGGTGCGAAGGAAGAGCCGCCCCGGCTCTGTCAGCAAGCGGAGCCGGGCCCCGGTGCAGCCTAGCGCCGTCTGCTCGCCGGTGGCTCGCAAGAGAATGAGCTCCGGTGGCGAGGGACCCCCGGCAGAGACCCCG tgtaGTAATGAGAGTGAAGAAGATATGTTTGGTGACCATGACAGCTTTTATGGAAATGATTCTTTGCTAGCTGAAGTTGATGATATAGAGAAGAAATACCTGCaggataaaaatacaaatattaaagtAGCTGGAGAAATCATAATTGGGAATCAGTCAGGAATTCACCAGAAAAAACAAGATAATTTTTCTAATTCAGAAAATATGGTTGTTCTTAAAGCTGACAAAGAGGATGCTTTCCAAATGAATGAAAATGATCTGGTGGACAGCAATCAAGAACTGACTGAATCTATTTTAGATGACTTGCCATCATCACAACTTTTGTGTTTTGAGAAAACGGATGAACTTTCTTCTGGTTCTAGAATATCTCCAGTCTCAGAAAGGAGGAATAAATGTGTGAATTTTTCCTTGGACAAAATCAGGAGTCCATCTTTTTGTCCTGATACTGAACACAGGAACAGACCTACTGACTTTTCCTCAGAGTCTAAGTgtgatttatttaaaactgaGAGTCTTAAAGATCATCTGAAAAGTGCTATGACTGGAAATGCTAAAGCCCAGACTCTGCAGGTTTCTAAGACCAAGCAGCTTAAAGAAGCTGTTTTATCTGAAGAGATTTGTGTTGCTAGGAAAACTATTGAATCTTCTTCTGTTGATATAGGCCCTTTTTATGGATTACCTAGCAAAGTTAGAGATCTATTCAGTCAATTTCGAGGGATTGAAATGCTTTATG aatggCAGCATGATTGCTTAATGTTAGAATCTCTACagcaaaggaagaatttaataTACTCATTGCCAACCAGTGGTGGGAAAACACTTGTAGCTGAAATAATAATTCTCCAGGAATTACTCTGCAGGCAGAAAGATGTTCTGATGATCCTGCCATATGTTGCCATTGTTCAAGAAAAG GTTAGGGGTTTATCGAGTTTTGGGATAGAATTGGGTTTCCTGGTTGAAGAATATGCAGGAAGTAAAGGAAGATTTCCACCAGTCAAGAGGAGAATAAAAAAGTCTCTTTATATTGCTACTATAGAAAAAGGACATGCTCTAGTGAATTCTTTAATTGAAACAGAAAGAATTGATGACCTTGGTCTGGTTGTAGTGGATGAG TTGCATATGCTTGGTGAAGGAAGTCGTGGAGCAACACTGGAAATTACTCTTGCAAAAATTCTTTATACTAGTA aaaatactcAAATCATTGGAATGAGTGCAACTTTAAATAATGTTGGAGACCTGCAGAAGTTCCTACAAGCGGAGTACTATACTAATAATTTTAGACCG GTAGAATTAAAGGAATACGTGAAGATACGAGACAGCATTTATGCAGttgacagcaaaacagaaaatggcTTTACTTTTTCACGTCTCCTTAATTTCAAG TATTCTAGTAATCTGGAGAAGGCAGATCCTGACCACATCATTGCACTGGTTACTGAAGTTATTCCTAAATATTCCTGCCTAATCTTTTGTCCCACTAAAAAGAACTGTGAAAATGTGGCTTCAATGTTATGCAAGTACCTCAAAAA AGAATTCAGAGCTCACAGGGACAAAGAGAAACAAGATCTCATCAAGAACCTAGAGAATATTGGAAATGGAAGTGTCTGTCCTATTCTGAAGCAAACAATCCCTTTTGGTATTGCCTATCACCATAGTGGCCTTacaaatgatgaaagaaaaagtataGAGGAAGCATATTCTACAGGTGTCCTGTGTCTGCTTGCTTGCACAGCTACTTTAGCTGCTGGAGTCAACCTGCCAGCTAGAAG GGTTATTCTCAGAGCTCCTTATGTTGCTAATGACTTCCTGAAGAAGAACCAGTATAAACAAATGATTGGCAGAGCTGGTCGAGCTGGTATTGATAGTGCTGGAGAAAGTATTCTCATAGtgcaagaaaaagacaaacactTG GTTCAGGATTTAGTTAACAGTCCTTTGGAGAACTGTTACAGCAGTCTTCTGCTGGAGTTGACCAAGGGAATGCAGAGCCTGTTGTTATCTTTGGTTGGGCTGAAG ATAGCAGTTACCCATGAGGAAGTCAACAATTTTATGTGCAGTACATTGCTGGGtattcagcagcagctgctgtctaAAGAGAAGAGCCTCGCAGAGATAATTAAAGATGGGCTAGAAAATCTAATAGAAAAAGGACTTCTAAAAGGAAGAATATGTGAGAAGGACCACAGTTCCGAATGTACACTAACAATCACACCATTGGGTAAAGCTACATACAaag GGTCTATAGACTTGGCATACTGCAATCTTCTTTACAGAGAACTGAAGAAAGGTTTGGAAGGGCTGATTCTTGAGAGCAATCTTCATCTTCTATATCTGGCAACTCCATATGATATGACTTCTAACTGTAGCCCAGATTGGATGATATACTTGAAACAG tTCAATCAGCTAAGtgcagcagagcaaaaagtaGTGGATATTGTGGGAGTACCTGAAAGCTTTATTACAAAAAAGGCTTCTGGTCAAGCCATCAGAAAG GAATTGGAAGAATTCTGGGTTTATAAAGCCTTGCTGACAGAACTTACCAAGAAGTTGACATACTGTGTTAAGACAGAACTCATCCCTCTGATGGAGGTAGCAGGGATTCTAGAG GCACGAGCAAAACAGCTTTATAATGCAGGGTACAAAACTTTAGCACACTTGGCTAATGCAAATCCAGAAACTCTGGTCAAGATGATTGAGCACTTGTCACGACGTCAAGCCAAACAAATTGTTTCATCTGCAAAG ATGCTGCTGAGTGAAAAAGCTGAGGCTTTACAAGAAGAAGTTGAAGAACTCTTAAAGGTGCCTACAGATATCCCAGGGACCTGCTGA